In one Corallococcus sp. EGB genomic region, the following are encoded:
- a CDS encoding SPFH domain-containing protein has translation MSANAKSQARSNAHETQSEGTGRPSLIRLEGGLERSRYADGWRAGKPAEDPEKVKKWGLITARPSEFLIHMRRGRVREVSGQGASCFKLPGDSVAIVPTSIQRLQFTADQVTNEKVGVAVTGLAVYRIADPLVAFRMLNFSYPERAQEKLAELLGEMFVGAARRLVANLSVEEVLTRRKEGIAAELMREIAPVLSGKGRMEDRTDSGWGVLLDTIEIQDVRVLSSAVFEHMQARFRREQERQAREAELAKERFVRREETEAERLLNLQKLAAREEVRQRTQASEEQAQMEQLAQEARLAQAKMEQARQQQQERTAVEREVALAKLNAQEEVRTRTEALKEQARLEALATDARLEEARLTSERQLAYNRAQGELEQLRWEQEAEAAKAQVELERLRRQQEAESARHDIQLAEARQEAEQLSARLQVMLAKQAIAEAEAGIAELELRRTRALQGLEMERAKALRDIENSVSPEVIQLTLARQLPQVAAAFQQKMGEVHVTAVDGANPFGYIAAAVEGVMGLARSAGLKVPASPAQPPVG, from the coding sequence ATGAGCGCCAACGCGAAGTCACAGGCCCGGAGCAACGCCCACGAGACGCAGTCGGAGGGAACGGGGCGGCCGTCGCTGATCCGCCTGGAGGGGGGACTGGAGCGCTCCCGCTACGCGGACGGCTGGCGGGCGGGCAAGCCCGCGGAGGACCCGGAGAAGGTGAAGAAGTGGGGGCTCATCACCGCGCGGCCCAGCGAGTTCCTCATCCACATGCGCCGGGGGCGCGTGCGCGAGGTGAGCGGCCAGGGCGCCAGCTGCTTCAAGCTGCCCGGGGACTCGGTGGCCATCGTGCCCACCAGCATCCAGCGCCTTCAGTTCACCGCGGATCAGGTGACGAACGAGAAGGTGGGCGTAGCGGTGACGGGCCTGGCGGTGTACCGCATCGCGGATCCGCTGGTGGCCTTCCGGATGCTCAACTTCAGCTACCCGGAGCGCGCGCAGGAGAAGCTGGCCGAGCTGCTCGGGGAGATGTTCGTGGGCGCGGCGCGGCGGCTGGTGGCGAACCTCTCCGTGGAGGAGGTCCTCACCCGGCGCAAGGAGGGCATCGCGGCGGAGTTGATGCGCGAGATCGCCCCGGTGCTGTCCGGGAAGGGCCGGATGGAGGACCGCACCGACTCGGGCTGGGGCGTGCTGCTGGACACGATTGAAATCCAGGACGTGCGCGTCCTGTCCTCCGCCGTCTTCGAGCACATGCAGGCGCGCTTCCGCCGCGAACAGGAGCGGCAGGCGCGCGAGGCGGAGCTGGCCAAGGAGCGCTTCGTGCGGCGCGAGGAGACGGAGGCCGAGCGCCTGCTCAACCTCCAGAAGCTCGCCGCGCGAGAGGAGGTCCGCCAGCGCACGCAGGCCTCCGAGGAGCAGGCGCAGATGGAGCAGCTCGCGCAGGAGGCGCGGCTGGCCCAGGCGAAGATGGAGCAGGCGCGCCAGCAGCAGCAGGAGCGCACCGCCGTGGAGCGCGAGGTGGCGCTCGCGAAGCTGAACGCACAGGAGGAGGTCCGCACGCGCACGGAGGCCTTGAAGGAGCAGGCCCGGCTGGAGGCGCTGGCCACGGACGCGCGGCTGGAGGAGGCGCGGCTGACGAGCGAACGGCAGCTCGCGTACAACCGCGCCCAGGGTGAGCTGGAGCAGCTGCGCTGGGAGCAGGAGGCGGAGGCCGCGAAGGCACAGGTGGAGCTGGAGCGGCTGCGCCGCCAGCAGGAGGCGGAGTCCGCGCGCCATGACATCCAGCTGGCCGAGGCCCGGCAGGAGGCCGAGCAGTTGTCCGCCCGGCTCCAGGTGATGCTCGCGAAGCAGGCCATCGCGGAGGCGGAGGCCGGCATCGCGGAGCTGGAGCTGCGGCGCACGCGCGCGCTGCAAGGGCTGGAGATGGAGCGGGCGAAGGCGCTGCGCGACATCGAGAACTCGGTGAGCCCGGAGGTCATCCAGCTGACGCTGGCGCGGCAGCTGCCCCAGGTGGCGGCGGCCTTCCAGCAGAAGATGGGCGAGGTGCACGTGACGGCGGTGGATGGCGCGAATCCCTTTGGCTACATCGCCGCCGCCGTGGAGGGCGTGATGGGGCTGGCGCGC